One window of the Cydia splendana chromosome 18, ilCydSple1.2, whole genome shotgun sequence genome contains the following:
- the LOC134799109 gene encoding egl nine homolog 1: MNQESVLACCAVCNQRTVRRCSRCLSIYYCNTDHQRQDWKRHKPECVPRTPKQGPRNEKIGGVSTSTAEAVRIGEVKDDATHGGASCGPQGVSTPDGSATSDTRRSKSSKKKNAIKEGSVSVSKQNAVGTSGVNSGAVPKNQSVISSVLCASKDKDKVNSAITYEGSSEQEILSESAQQLSAVEFSTASTTVKTPKSEPNMLAVAGYSGEQAPMKEYPEGTVRNSSAPFGQPQNSFYMDPSDQWYNICQQVIRDMTQFGVCVLDNFLGQERGHLVRNEVLKMYRSGIFQAGELVANPGSTDAHTVRSDRITWIDGKEPHCFYIKQLINQVDNIILRANKMPNNGKLGDYTINGRTRAMVACYPGSGTHYVKHVDNPNKDGRCITAIYYLNLNWDKERCGGLLRVFPEGLDEVANIKPLFDRMVFFWSDRRNPHEVQPAYETRYAITLWYFDAKERTEALKRHRQNREPKTSQ; this comes from the exons ATGAATCAAGAAAGCGTACTGGCTTGTTGCGCCGTTTGCAATCAGCGTACCGTTAGGAGATGTTCGCGTTGTCTCAGTATTTACTATTGTAACACGGACCATCAACGCCAAGATTGGAAAAGACACAAACCCGAGTGCGTGCCAAGAACACCAAAACAAGGTCCGAGAAACGAGAAAATCGGCGGTGTTTCGACATCTACGGCAGAAGCAGTGAGAATAGGGGAGGTGAAAGACGACGCGACTCACGGCGGGGCTAGCTGTGGGCCGCAGGGCGTTTCGACACCCGACGGAAGTGCAACAAGTGATACAAGACGTTCGaaaagttcaaagaaaaaaaacgcgATTAAAGAAGGTAGTGTTAGTGTGAGTAAACAAAACGCTGTGGGAACCTCTGGGGTGAACTCGGGCGCCGTACCTAAGAATCAGAGCGTGATATCTAGTGTTTTGTGTGCTAGCAAGGATAAGGACAAAGTGAATAGTGCCATTACCTACGAAGGGTCGTCAGAGCAGGAGATTCTAAGTGAATCAGCGCAGCAACTTAGTGCTGTCGAGTTTTCAACAGCTAGTACAACGGTGAAGACTCCTAAATCTGAGCCAAACATGTTGGCGGTGGCCGGTTACTCGGGGGAACAAGCCCCTATGAAGGAATACCCTGAAGGGACAGTGAGAAACAGTAGTGCGCCGTTTGGGCAGCCACAGAACAGTTTCTACATGGACCCCAGTGACCAGTGGTACAACATATGCCAGCAAGTGATCAGAGACATGACGCAGTTTGGAGTGTGCGTTTTGGACAATTTCCTTGGTCAAGAAAGGGGACATTTAGTGAGAAATGAAGTGTTAAAAATGTATAGATCAGGTATATTTCAA GCAGGTGAACTGGTAGCCAACCCTGGTAGCACGGACGCGCACACGGTCAGAAGCGATCGGATCACCTGGATAGACGGCAAGGAACCACATTGCTTCTACATCAAACAGCTTATCAACCAA GTGGACAACATAATCCTGAGGGCGAACaagatgcccaacaacgggaaACTCGGAGACTACACGATCAACGGCAGGACGAGG GCGATGGTGGCGTGCTACCCCGGCTCGGGCACGCACTACGtcaaacacgtggacaaccccAACAAAGATGGCCGCTGCATCACCGCCATATACTACCTGAATCTCAACTGGGACAAGGAGCGCTGCGGCGGCCTGCTCAG GGTGTTTCCCGAAGGTCTCGACGAGGTAGCGAACATCAAGCCACTGTTCGATCGAATGGTGTTCTTCTGGTCGGACCGGAGGAATCCTCACGAAGTTCAACCCGCCTATGAAACTAG atACGCCATCACGCTGTGGTACTTCGATGCCAAAGAGCGGACTGAAGCTTTAAAACGACATCGCC aAAACCGCGAGCCGAAAACGAGCCAGTGA